ATTATTGAGATGGAGAGGTACTGTAGGATTGGGTGAATCCATCTTCAATTTATCCCCTGGGAAGAATGGCGTCAATCTTTGCCCATTAACCTTGAAGGCACTTGAGGTTTCATTCCATACTTCCACctctccatgtgggaagacttgagtTACCTTAAAGGGTCCAGACCATCTTGACCTCAACTTCCTTGGAAAGAGTTTTAATCTTGAATTGAACAGCAGGACAACTCCCCATCTTTTGGTCTTGTCCTTAAAGATTCTAGCAATCTCATAAGCATCCTCCCTGACTTCTTCCAGCTCATTGAGCTGTAGAAGCCTTTTTTCACTAGCAGCCTTCAGGTTAAAATTGAGGGTCTTGATTGCCCAAtaggctttgtgttcaagttCGACGGGGAGGTAGCAAGATTTTCCATAAACTAGGCAGAAGGGTGTTGTTCCAGTGGGAGTTTTATATCTAGTGTGGTATGCCCACAATGCATAATCCAGTTTCATAGACCAGTCTTTCCTTGAGCGATTGACTATTTTCTCAAGGACATATTTCAGCTCCTGGTTTGAAACTTCTACTTCACCACTGATTTGAGGATGGTAAGGGGTTGCCACTTAgtgagtcactccatatttcTGCAATAATGTTTCAAATTATTGATTGcataagtgacttcctccatctaaTTATTGCCCGTGGTGTGCCAAAtattgtgaagatgttcttcttaaggaatttTGTGATCGCTCTAGCATGATTTATTGGTGTAGtgattgcttctacccatttcaaCACATAATCAataccaaccagaatatacttatttccaaAGGAGGATGGAAATGGAcctatgaagtctattccccatacatcaaatagTTCAATTTCAAGTATGCCATGCAGTggtatttcattccttcttgagatGTTTCCTGTTCTTTAGCATTGAGCACAAGTCAAcacaaaggatctcacatccttaaatAGATTTGGCTAGAAAAATCCTGTTTGCAAAATCTTGGCTGTTGTTTTTGTTGTgctaaaatgtcctccatatggtGATGAATGGTAATGCTGTAAAATGCTCTCGATTTCTTCTTTTGGTATGCATCTCCTTATCAGCCCATCGTTGCATCTCCTATACAGCAAAGATTCTTCCCATGTGTAGAAGCGCACATCATGTAGAAATTTTTTTCTTTGCTAATAAGACATGTTTGGTGgcaataccctgcatacaagataattaacaaagtcagcatatcATGGAGCTTGTGAGAGTGCTAGTAATCTCTCATCAGGAAATGAGTCATCAATTGGTAAATCCTTGATGTCCCCTATGTCTTCCTGTTTCAATCTTGAGAGGTGGTCAGCTATTACGTTCTCGGATTCCTTTTTGTCCTTGatctcaaggtcaaattcttgtaggAGTAAGATCCATCGAATCAATCTTAGCTTTGCTTCCTTTTTATTCAAGAGGAGCCGAATGACAGCATAGTCTATACATACAGTGACTTTTGATCCAAGAAGATAGGATCtgaatttgtcaattgcaaacaccactgcAAGGAATTCCTTTTTCGTGGTAGCATAGTTGATTTGTGCATCGTCAACTGTCTTGTTGGCGTAGTAAATGGCATAAAGCCTTTTATCTTTCCTTTTTCCGAGCACTGCTCTAACCGCATAGTCACTTGCATCGCACATCACCTCAAATGGTAGTTCCCAATTAGGtggttgcattattggtgctgaggcTTCTTTGATCTTGTTAaaagagacaaggcaatttttatcaaaatcaaaaggaacatcttgacttaaaaaTTAGtcaatggcttagctattttgaaaaaatctttaataaatcttctgtagaagcctgcatgtcccaaaaagcttcgtaaTCCCTTGATTGATGTTGGTGGTAGCATCTTttcaataatttcaatttttgccctgtcaacttcaattcctctttctgataccaGGTGCCCAAGAaatataccttcccttaccatgaagtggcatttttcccaattcagAACCAAATTTAATTCTTcaaatctttgcaacaccttcGATAAATTAGCTAGAcattcatcaaaagtagttccatagatagaaaaatcatccataaaaacttccataatattttcaatataatcagaaaaaatggctgTCATGCAGCTTTGAAAAGTAGcaagggcattacaaagaccaaagggcattcttctatatgcaaaggttccataagggcatgtgaatgtggtcttttc
This Hevea brasiliensis isolate MT/VB/25A 57/8 unplaced genomic scaffold, ASM3005281v1 Scaf1, whole genome shotgun sequence DNA region includes the following protein-coding sequences:
- the LOC131176357 gene encoding uncharacterized protein LOC131176357, with product MKLDYALWAYHTRYKTPTGTTPFCLVYGKSCYLPVELEHKAYWAIKTLNFNLKAASEKRLLQLNELEEVREDAYEIARIFKDKTKRWGVVLLFNSRLKLFPRKLRSRWSGPFKVTQVFPHGEVEVWNETSSAFKVNGQRLTPFFPGDKLKMDSPNPTVPLHLNNKVEEQPA